In the genome of Ictalurus punctatus breed USDA103 chromosome 3, Coco_2.0, whole genome shotgun sequence, the window ACTTCGTCCCACGGACACGGTACGTCTTTTCCCCTCAAACATCGCGACGTAGAAACGCGGCGTCGGCACACGCCTCGCGGAAAACACGCGTTCAAGCCGAAGGGAACTTACCGAGAGAGAGTCGGCATTTCCTATGACAAGGCAGATAGTGCATAAAGGgttcctctttttttaaaatatcttaacgtttagttcttcttctttttttttttcttttttttttttttacatttaacaaCAAGCTGCATTTGATACAGgctttttttaatacaattgcacttcaaaaacaaatatacaaacacacacgatGATGTGACTCAAATTACTTACACCACCCcgccccaaaaaacaaaaaaaacaaaactatatcagaaaaatgattaaaaaaatcataaaaaagaaggaatgaaaTGTCCCGTCGTGAGTGGAGCTGAGCGTAAAGGGATGATTCCCTCGTTCCTCCTCTTCAGCTGGCGTCCCATCCGttccgctctgtgtgtgtgtgtgtgtgtgtgcgtgtgtgtgtgtgagagagaagccGGAGCGTGTGTTGTAAAACGCTACCACACGTCATCAGCGGACGCAGAGTCCTTTAGtgagagaagaggaagaagagcagCCAGTGAGACGCCACTCAGCTAAAacagtcagagtgtgtgtgtgtgtgtgtgtgtgtgtgtgtgtgtgtgtgtgtgtgtgtggggtggcaACTTTAAatgtgtgggggtttttttttgtttcttcccAAAACGTAATGATTTCGATGTAGGGATGAGTGGATGGACGTACGGTCACTTCCTGTTCTTAGCTTACCCAcggaccaatcagattgcagcATGCAGCAGGAGATTTCCGTAAACAACAGAAGGATAAAACGTTGCGTGCTCGATGGCGGCTCGCCTCGTCTCGTTTTTAAGAGATAACGAGCtgtaatgtgtttgttaacaTGTCAGATTTGTgtcacgcgctctctctctcacacacacacacacacacacacacacacacacacacactcgagacTTGaggatcaggtgtgttaaagGTGGAGTGTGTGAACCTGTTTCAGTGATAATCGGTAATAATTAGAAGATGTTTTATATGCAGACAGATGGATTTATGGGTGTACAGTATGAGcatgcaaaaacacacacacacacacacacacggatataCTCACTGTGTCCTCATTCCTGTAGGGGTTGAGTTTGTTATATACTGCTTCAATAACGCTTCgcctataaaaataaataaatccgtcAGCACAAGAAagtccctccctctctccctccctctctccctctctctctccctccctccctccctccctctctccctccctccctctctccctccctctctccctccctccctccctctctctctccctccctctctccccctccctctctccctccctctctccccctccctctctccctccctccctccctctctccctccctctctccctctctccctctctccctctctccctccctctctccctctctccaccaTCACATCTCAGCTCCTCCTCCAGGATTTTACATTCCTGTTCCTTTTTATTTTGTCCGGTTAGCTTTAAAGCGATCTTGAGTATGAGCCCCGGTAAATAAAACGAATTAATATTCATGAGCACACCGGTCTTCTgctgttctgattggtcgattGATTCATTACAGCAATAGCATTTTAATCCACAATGGGTCCTGAACCTTTCGTAAAAGGTAAAGTAACAtagttttaacatttaatagaaggagagggagagagagaaagagagagagagagagagagagaaagagagtgtgtgtgtgtgtgtgaaggagtgagagagagagagagagacagactcaCTTGCTGGCCAGTTCTCCTCCAGGCGGTAAGTTTGGGATGCTCTCTGATGCCAGCGTTCGCATCACGTGGACAAGATCTGGTGCTCCGTCATCATTCTGCTTCTTCAGGATCTCTacagaaaggggggggggggggggggggggggggtaagtgTGAAATAAACTACGTCATGCTGGATCATCGCGCTGTGGTTCCTACCTGCTACTCGGTTCTCCAGGTATTTGTCGAGTTCTGCTTCTCTCTTCATGGCCTCTGGTGTAACCTTCGGCGCGCCGCTAAAGCACACCAACACCACGCTCATGTTGTCTCTGCTTCCCTGCAATCATCACACAAAACAGGAGAAATATTTACACTtacaagctcctcctcctcccactcAGAAGTCtacaagctcctcctcctgccacTCAGAGGTCTACCAGCTCCTCCTCCAGTGTGTGCAGATGGTTAACTCCTCACCTTGTAGAGACAGGTATCGACGATCTCGTTGCACACTCTCTCCAGGTCGTCGGTCACCTGCAGTCTCGAGCGTACGAAGTCACACAGCTCCTCGTTGGTCATCACGTCCCAGATGCCGTCGCAGGCCAGGACGATGAACTCGTCCTCGGCTTCGCAGCGATCGATGGCGTAAACCTCGGGCTCGGGGGAGACCAGCTGCTCCGTGGGGCCTTTTCCACTCACACACTTGTAGTCGAAATCTCCGAGAGCTCTGGACACGGCGAGAGAGCCGTTCACACGCTGGAGCgggaaataaagaaatgaaaatcgCTTCAAATGTGActgtttatataattatattacacCATGACCTTGTACAGCTTGATATTGTTTTGGtgcataaatatatt includes:
- the ppm1aa gene encoding protein phosphatase 1A isoform X2, with the protein product MGAFLDKPKMEKQNVHGEGNGLRYGVSSMQGWRVEMEDAHTAVIGLPHGLEPWSFFAVYDGHAGSQVARYCCEHLLEHITSNPDFQLWNKASVRYLNGVQGSSGGEEEPSVDRVTSGIRTGFLQIDEHMREMSERNRSGSTAVGAMISPRRIFLINCGDSRGLLSRAGAVHFSTQDHKPSNPLEKQRIQNAGGSVMIQRVNGSLAVSRALGDFDYKCVSGKGPTEQLVSPEPEVYAIDRCEAEDEFIVLACDGIWDVMTNEELCDFVRSRLQVTDDLERVCNEIVDTCLYKGSRDNMSVVLVCFSGAPKVTPEAMKREAELDKYLENRVAEILKKQNDDGAPDLVHVMRTLASESIPNLPPGGELASKRSVIEAVYNKLNPYRNEDTDSASADDVW
- the ppm1aa gene encoding protein phosphatase 1A isoform X5 produces the protein MGAFLDKPKMEKQNVHGEGNGLRYGVSSMQGWRVEMEDAHTAVIGLPHGLEPWSFFAVYDGHAGSQVARYCCEHLLEHITSNPDFQGSSGGEEEPSVDRVTSGIRTGFLQIDEHMREMSERNRSGSTAVGAMISPRRIFLINCGDSRGLLSRAGAVHFSTQDHKPSNPLEKQRIQNAGGSVMIQRVNGSLAVSRALGDFDYKCVSGKGPTEQLVSPEPEVYAIDRCEAEDEFIVLACDGIWDVMTNEELCDFVRSRLQVTDDLERVCNEIVDTCLYKGSRDNMSVVLVCFSGAPKVTPEAMKREAELDKYLENRVAEILKKQNDDGAPDLVHVMRTLASESIPNLPPGGELASKRSVIEAVYNKLNPYRNEDTDSASADDVW